Part of the Pseudomonas sp. Leaf58 genome is shown below.
CATGCCCGAGGTCCGTCAGGCCCTGAGCTTCCCGCTCGGCCATGGCGCGCTGGAACTGGCCACGCGGCGGCGTATCGGTAAGTCCCTGGCCGGCCAGTACGACCAGGCCATTCTGCTGCCCAACTCGCTGAAGTCGGCACTGGTGCCGTTCTTCGCCGGCATCCCCAAGCGTACCGGCTGGCGCGGCGAAATGCGGTTTGGCCTGCTCAACGACGTGCGCAAGCTGGACAAAGCCCGCTACCCGCTGATGATCGAGCGCTTCATGGCCCTGGCCTACGCGCCCGGTGCCGAGCTGCCGCAGCCGTACCCGCGCCCCAACCTGCAGATCGAAGCACCAAGCCGCGAAGCTGCGCTGGCCAAGTTCGGCCTGGAGCTGGACCGCCCGGTGTTGGCGCTGTGCCCGGGTGCCGAGTTTGGCGAGGCCAAGCGCTGGCCGGCCGAGCACTATGCAGCCGTGGCCGATGCCATGATCCGCCAGGGCTGGCAGGTGTGGCTGTTCGGCTCGAAAAACGACCACCCGATCGGCGAGCAGATCCGTGACCGGTTGATCCCGGGGTTCCGTGAAGAATCGTGCAACCTGGCTGGCGAAACCTCGCTGGCCGAGGCCATCGACCTGATGTCCTGCGCGCATGCCGTGGTGTCCAACGACTCCGGGTTGATG
Proteins encoded:
- the waaF gene encoding lipopolysaccharide heptosyltransferase II, producing the protein MRILIIGPSWVGDMVMAQTLFQCLKQQHPDCVIDVLAPEWSRPILERMPEVRQALSFPLGHGALELATRRRIGKSLAGQYDQAILLPNSLKSALVPFFAGIPKRTGWRGEMRFGLLNDVRKLDKARYPLMIERFMALAYAPGAELPQPYPRPNLQIEAPSREAALAKFGLELDRPVLALCPGAEFGEAKRWPAEHYAAVADAMIRQGWQVWLFGSKNDHPIGEQIRDRLIPGFREESCNLAGETSLAEAIDLMSCAHAVVSNDSGLMHVAAALNRPLVAVYGSTSPGFTPPLAEQVEVVRTGIECSPCFDRTCRFGHYNCLRLLEPGKVIAALHSLSGPDLIDTVAEVD